Proteins found in one Kangiella sediminilitoris genomic segment:
- the ftsW gene encoding putative lipid II flippase FtsW: MTGLVNVLRLNDFAEQLKLSDPRTRLDPWLLGPVITLLAIGVVMVASSSMPFAEDHMKGNEFYFLIRHCVYLSIAIVAAIMTLQLDTRFWQENGPKFLVLGIVLLVAVLVIGREVNGSKRWIGVGPLTVQPAELMKFFLVIYLAGYLVRRSDELQTQIRGFMKPLVVIGLVVAFLLLQPDFGTSAVIVATALAMMFLAGARLWQFITLTVFVGIVMGLVAWQEPYRMKRLTSFLDPWADQFGSGYQLVQSLIAFGRGDWFGVGLGNSVQKLSYLPEAHTDFVFAVFAEEFGFVGVLLVISLFAIIFWKALSIGRRALKMEHHFAAYMSYGIGFWLSLQALINIGVASGSLPTKGLTLPFISYGGNSLIVSCVAMAVLLRVDFEVRRKEHEFSKAKSGYRQKSRGGHS, encoded by the coding sequence CCTGTCATTACCTTATTGGCGATAGGTGTGGTAATGGTGGCATCCAGCTCAATGCCGTTCGCAGAAGATCATATGAAGGGTAATGAATTCTACTTCCTGATCAGGCATTGCGTTTATCTATCTATTGCTATCGTAGCTGCAATTATGACGTTACAGCTGGATACGCGGTTCTGGCAGGAAAATGGCCCTAAATTCCTGGTATTAGGAATTGTACTACTGGTAGCAGTTTTAGTCATAGGTCGTGAGGTTAATGGCAGTAAACGCTGGATTGGAGTCGGCCCATTGACAGTACAACCGGCAGAATTAATGAAATTCTTCTTAGTCATTTATTTAGCAGGATATCTGGTCAGACGTAGCGATGAGTTACAGACTCAGATTAGGGGATTTATGAAGCCGCTTGTTGTCATTGGTCTGGTGGTCGCATTCCTGCTGCTACAACCAGACTTTGGAACTTCAGCAGTAATCGTTGCAACGGCTTTGGCGATGATGTTTTTAGCTGGCGCCAGGCTGTGGCAGTTCATCACACTAACGGTATTTGTTGGGATTGTGATGGGATTAGTCGCCTGGCAGGAGCCCTATCGAATGAAGCGCTTAACCAGTTTCCTTGATCCTTGGGCTGATCAATTTGGCAGCGGATATCAGTTAGTGCAGTCATTGATTGCCTTTGGCCGTGGTGATTGGTTTGGTGTTGGTCTCGGTAACAGCGTACAAAAATTATCTTATCTGCCCGAGGCTCATACTGACTTTGTCTTTGCTGTGTTTGCGGAAGAATTTGGCTTTGTTGGTGTGTTACTGGTGATTTCGTTATTTGCCATTATTTTCTGGAAAGCGCTAAGCATTGGTCGAAGAGCTTTAAAGATGGAGCATCACTTCGCTGCTTATATGTCTTATGGAATCGGTTTCTGGCTAAGTTTGCAGGCACTGATAAATATCGGTGTGGCTAGTGGTTCATTACCGACCAAAGGGCTTACATTACCGTTTATTAGTTACGGTGGTAATTCGCTTATTGTTAGTTGCGTAGCCATGGCAGTGCTTTTGAGAGTTGATTTTGAAGTGCGTCGAAAAGAACACGAGTTTTCAAAGGCGAAAAGTGGCTATCGTCAAAAAAGTCGAGGAGGTCATTCATGA
- the murG gene encoding undecaprenyldiphospho-muramoylpentapeptide beta-N-acetylglucosaminyltransferase, producing MSDSVNKTILLMAGGTGGHIFPALAVGKHLQQQGWKLHWLGSEGGMEEELVPKHGIRMTLLPVKGIRKKGLTSLLKAPFQLLNSVLKARAVIKKVKPDVALGMGGFASGPGGIAAKLCGVPLVLHEQNAIAGMTNSYLNRLSNITLQAYPGAFDNSNKLATVGNPVRTDLMAIANAEQRIHRDNGTIKILVIGGSRGAMILNQKVPAMLDIINGGLNVDVRHQCGRGNLGDVAARYKQIKNQLITHDVTEFIEDMAEAYSWADLVICRAGALTVAEIAAAGCAAIFVPYPHAVDDHQTHNARYLASQGAALIIQQHDLDETVLAQQVTSLANDKEHLIEMAAMAKKLAKPYATEQVADYCKRAAIGDYRIQKETKVTTDKDTMPEDANESR from the coding sequence ATGAGTGACTCCGTTAATAAGACCATTCTTCTGATGGCTGGTGGAACGGGAGGACATATCTTCCCGGCTCTTGCCGTGGGCAAGCATTTACAGCAACAGGGCTGGAAGCTGCACTGGTTAGGCTCTGAGGGTGGCATGGAAGAAGAGTTGGTGCCAAAACATGGCATTCGCATGACATTGCTTCCAGTTAAAGGTATTCGCAAGAAAGGCCTGACGTCATTATTAAAAGCACCATTCCAGCTACTGAACAGCGTGTTAAAAGCGCGCGCGGTTATTAAAAAGGTGAAACCCGACGTAGCTTTGGGAATGGGTGGTTTCGCCAGTGGCCCAGGAGGGATTGCTGCCAAGCTTTGCGGAGTCCCTCTGGTGTTACACGAACAGAATGCAATTGCAGGGATGACCAACAGTTACCTGAATCGCTTGAGCAATATTACGCTACAGGCTTACCCCGGGGCGTTTGATAACAGTAATAAGCTGGCAACCGTTGGGAACCCTGTAAGAACAGATTTAATGGCTATTGCTAACGCTGAGCAACGCATACACCGAGATAATGGAACCATCAAAATATTAGTAATAGGTGGTAGCCGTGGTGCCATGATCCTGAATCAAAAAGTCCCTGCGATGCTCGACATAATTAACGGCGGCTTAAATGTTGATGTTCGACACCAATGTGGAAGGGGTAATTTAGGTGATGTAGCGGCACGCTATAAACAGATCAAAAATCAGCTGATTACACATGACGTAACGGAATTTATTGAAGATATGGCGGAAGCTTATAGCTGGGCTGACCTGGTTATTTGCCGAGCGGGTGCTTTAACGGTTGCAGAGATAGCAGCAGCAGGATGTGCAGCAATATTTGTACCTTATCCTCACGCCGTTGATGATCATCAGACGCATAATGCTCGTTATTTGGCCAGTCAGGGAGCCGCGTTGATTATCCAGCAACATGATCTGGATGAAACCGTGTTGGCTCAGCAAGTGACTTCTTTAGCAAACGATAAGGAACATTTAATTGAAATGGCTGCAATGGCCAAAAAACTGGCGAAGCCATATGCAACCGAACAGGTAGCTGATTATTGTAAGCGAGCAGCTATTGGCGATTACAGAATTCAAAAAGAAACTAAAGTGACAACAGACAAAGATACGATGCCGGAGGACGCAAATGAGTCAAGATAA